From the Lathyrus oleraceus cultivar Zhongwan6 chromosome 4, CAAS_Psat_ZW6_1.0, whole genome shotgun sequence genome, one window contains:
- the LOC127074662 gene encoding uncharacterized protein LOC127074662, with product MAEGEDVAMSGLKSPLSQSHETWKEGMERNQSQVDVLQEKLKEIKACIHGSEEDSKKELEVLWQRVRTTNTLLTYLKSKARIMAIPHLAHTSCGIKKLDGVGLVDKDGIPLSGWSRNVDLSSFDGKDEEESWIGISRHQGSLDEQDAVYIGEMLNSVQMVTDVMEALVKRVLLAESETTIEKEKVSLGQEEIMRKSAQLENLSMKLEEMESFALGTNSILNDMRQRVADLVEETTRQRERAAENEEELCRVKQEFVSLKSYVSSLITVRETLLSSEKQFQTIEKLFERLVGKTTQLEGEKMQKEAEVQKLMEENVKLSTLLDKKEAQLLALNEQCKMMALSASNM from the exons ATGGCAGAGGGTGAAGATGTTGCAATGTCGGGTTTGAAGTCTCCGCTGAGTCAATCGCATGAAACATGGAAGGAAGGGATGGAAAGAAACCAATCTCAAGTCGATGTATTGCAAGAAAAGCTTAAGGAGATAAAGGCTTGTATACATGGATCGGAGGAAGACTCGAAAAAGGAATTAGAGGTTTTGTGGCAAAGAGTAAGGACTACTAATACGTTGCTTACGTACTTGAAATCAAAAGCTAGAATCATGGCTATTCCTCATCTAGCACATACGTCTTGCGGCATCAAGAAATTAGATGGAGTAGGGCTTGTTGATAAAGACGGGATTCCGTTATCGGGTTGGTCTAGGAATGTTGATCTTTCTTCGTTTGATGGGAAAGACGAAGAAGAATCTTGGATAGGAATTAGCCGTCATCAAGGTTCGTTAGATGAACAAGATGCAGTTTATATAGGTGAGATGCTGAACTCTGTTCAGATGGTCACTGATGTGATGGAAGCCCTTGTCAAAAGGGTTTTGTTGGCAGAATCGGAAACAACAATCGAGAAGGAAAAAGTAAGTTTAGGTCAGGAAGAAATTATGCGAAAGTCTGCTCAATTAGAGAATTTGTCTATGAAATTGGAAGAAATGGAGAGTTTTGCTTTGGGAACAAATAGTATTTTGAATGACATGAGGCAAAGAGTTGCGGATTTGGTGGAAGAAACAACTAGACAGAGAGAGCGAGCTGCTGAAAATGAAGAAGAGCTTTGTAGAGTGAAACAGGAATTTGTTTCTCTCAAATCATATGTTAGTAGTCTAATCACAGTGAGAGAAACTTTACTATCTTCCGAGAAGCAATTCCAAACTATTGAGAAGCTGTTTGAACG GCTAGTTGGAAAGACTACCCAGTTGGAGGGTGAGAAAATGCAGAAGgaggctgaagttcagaaactTATGGAAGAGAATGTGAAGCTGAGTACCTTGCTTGACAAGAAAGAAGCTCAACTTCTGGCATTGAATGAACAGTGTAAGATGATGGCCTTGAGTGCTTCAAACATGTAA